One Papaver somniferum cultivar HN1 chromosome 10, ASM357369v1, whole genome shotgun sequence genomic window carries:
- the LOC113316178 gene encoding uncharacterized protein LOC113316178, producing MVPKAIYMNEFRSCISDNGLVEADAIGKNYTWSNRQSGQQGIVSKLDRVVVNDAWLYKYENWRCKALHRIASDHSPLFGFAFDNPRPARAPFRIHKMWLSHPRFMKLVEDNWKLRLDGAPPFVFARKLKRLKETLKLWNRTVYGDVQFHLKQDELRLEAGNDLLDYDPADELQFTKVMDAKKVVDDVRIGLAVMLKKKFKITWLEDGYRNTRFFTIAFNEITDYIVNYYKHKFNGGDVNIDPKLFEIDHECISAAESAYMDALPTLEEIKERWHSLHNMNEMLAMYQQASGQYVNRTKNKFYYECGSSSRAIAISNFLGMGRDLFSDRYLEIQ from the exons ATGGTTCCAAAGGCAATTTATATGAATGAATTTAGAAGCTGTATTTCTGATAATGGCTTGGTTGAGGCAGATGCCATTGGTAAGAATTACACTTGGTCCAATCGCCAAAGTGGCCAACAAGGAATTGTTTCTAAGCTTGATAGGGTTGTTGTTAATGACGCCTGGCTCTACAAATATGAGAATTGGAGATGCAAAGCCCTTCACAGGATTGCATCGGACCATTCCCCTCTATTTGGCTTCGCTTTTGATAATCCAAGGCCAGCTAGAGCTCCTTTTCGAATTCATAAGATGTGGCTATCTCATCCGAGGTTTATGAAGCTGGTTGAGGATAACTGGAAACTGAGGCTAGAtggtgcgcctccttttgttTTTGCTAGAAAGTTAAAGAGGTTGAAGGAGACCCTGAAATTATGGAACCGAACAGTTTATGGGGATGTGCAGTTTCATTTAAAGCAAGATGAACTCAGGCTTGAAGCAGGGAATGATCTTCTTGATTATGATCCAGCGGATGAATTGCAATTTACTAAGGTGATGGATGCCAAAAAGGTTGTTGATGACGTTAGAATTGGGTTAGCAGTCATGCTCAAGAAGAAATTCAAAATTACTTGGTTGGAGGATGGCTATCGGAATACTAGATTTTTCACAATAGCATTC AATGAAATAACtgactatattgtcaattattacaAACACAAATTCAATGGTGGCGACGTTAatattgatccaaaactgtttgAAATTGACCATGAATGCATCTCGGCTGCTGAGAGTGCATATATGGATGCTTTGCCAACTTTAGAAGAGATTAaagag AGGTGGCATAGTTTACACAATATGAATGAGATGCTTGCTATGTATCAACAGGCTTCTGGCCAATATGTGAATCGtactaaaaacaaattttattatGAATGTGGCTCCAGTTCCCGTGCCATTGCTATCTCCAATTTTTTGGGCATGGGTAGAGATCTTTTTTCGGATAGATATCTGGAAATTCAATAG
- the LOC113319350 gene encoding probable aldo-keto reductase 1 isoform X1 has protein sequence MEEEKPQIQIARVKLGTQGLEVSRLGFGLINGINSNTQSDEAGCSLVKYAFDKGITLFDTSDLHGANEIMLGKALKQVPREKVQLATKGGITVLGKNGYGVNGKPEYVRQCCEASLNRLNVDYIDLYYLHRVDVSVPIEDTIGEMKKLVEERKIKYVGLSEASPDSIRRAHAVHPITAVQMEYSLWSRDIEEQIIPLCRELGIGIVAYSPLARGFFCGKGVTDDLPKDSPLIGHPRFAEENLDKNRIFYARVANLAAKHGCTPPQLALAWVLQQQDHDIIPIPGTTKIKNLDDNIGSLEVKLTVEDLNEISAAVPTDEVSGHRSYSSFSAYNWQSVSYPTT, from the exons atggaagaaGAGAAGCCTCAAATCCAGATTGCAAGAGTGAAACTGGGAACTCAAGGCTTGGAG GTTTCCAGATTGGGTTTTGGTTTGATTAATGGGATCAATAGCAATACTCAATCTGATGAAGCCGGTTGTTCATTAGTTAAGTATGCTTTTGATAAAGGAATTACTCTGTTTGATACGTCAGATCTCCATGGAGCCAATGAGATCATGCTTGGGAAG GCCCTAAAGCAAGTTCCAAGGGAAAAAGTTCAGTTGGCAACAAAGGGTGGCATAACTGTGTTAGGAAAAAATGGATATGGGGTAAACGGGAAACCGGAGTATGTGCGTCAGTGCTGTGAAGCTAGTTTGAATCGCCTAAATGTGGATTACATTGATTTGTACTATCTACACAGAGTTGACGTATCAGTGCCTATAGAGGACACT ATAGGGGAAATGAAAAAGTTAGTGGAAGAAAGGAAGATAAAATATGTGGGGTTATCTGAAGCTAGTCCAGACTCGATTAGAAGAGCTCATGCAGTTCATCCTATTACTGCTGTGCAGATGGAATATTCCTTATGGAGTCGTGACATTGAAGAACAAATTATCCCACTTTGCAG AGAACTCGGCATTGGGATAGTAGCGTATAGTCCTCTTGCTCGTGGATTCTTCTGTGGTAAAGGAGTTACAGATGACTTGCCTAAAGATAGTCCTCTG ATTGGGCATCCAAGATTTGCCGAAGAGAATTTGGACAAAAACAGAATCTTTTATGCTCGTGTTGCCAACTTAGCTGCGAAACATGGATGTACCCCTCCTCAACTAGCCCTAGCATGGGTTCTCCAACAACAGGATCACGATATTATCCCGATCCCAG GGACAACAAAGATTAAAAACCTAGATGATAACATCGGTTCGTTGGAAGTTAAGCTCACAGTCGAAGATCTAAACGAGATTTCTGCTGCAGTTCCGACTGATGAGGTGAGTGGGCACAGAAGTTATAGCTCTTTTAGTGCTTACAATTGGCAGTCTGTATCCTATCCAACAACATGA
- the LOC113319350 gene encoding probable aldo-keto reductase 1 isoform X2, translating to MEEEKPQIQIARVKLGTQGLEVSRLGFGLINGINSNTQSDEAGCSLVKYAFDKGITLFDTSDLHGANEIMLGKALKQVPREKVQLATKGGITVLGKNGYGVNGKPEYVRQCCEASLNRLNVDYIDLYYLHRVDVSVPIEDTIGEMKKLVEERKIKYVGLSEASPDSIRRAHAVHPITAVQMEYSLWSRDIEEQIIPLCRELGIGIVAYSPLARGFFCGKGVTDDLPKDSPLICRREFGQKQNLLCSCCQLSCETWMYPSSTSPSMGSPTTGSRYYPDPRDNKD from the exons atggaagaaGAGAAGCCTCAAATCCAGATTGCAAGAGTGAAACTGGGAACTCAAGGCTTGGAG GTTTCCAGATTGGGTTTTGGTTTGATTAATGGGATCAATAGCAATACTCAATCTGATGAAGCCGGTTGTTCATTAGTTAAGTATGCTTTTGATAAAGGAATTACTCTGTTTGATACGTCAGATCTCCATGGAGCCAATGAGATCATGCTTGGGAAG GCCCTAAAGCAAGTTCCAAGGGAAAAAGTTCAGTTGGCAACAAAGGGTGGCATAACTGTGTTAGGAAAAAATGGATATGGGGTAAACGGGAAACCGGAGTATGTGCGTCAGTGCTGTGAAGCTAGTTTGAATCGCCTAAATGTGGATTACATTGATTTGTACTATCTACACAGAGTTGACGTATCAGTGCCTATAGAGGACACT ATAGGGGAAATGAAAAAGTTAGTGGAAGAAAGGAAGATAAAATATGTGGGGTTATCTGAAGCTAGTCCAGACTCGATTAGAAGAGCTCATGCAGTTCATCCTATTACTGCTGTGCAGATGGAATATTCCTTATGGAGTCGTGACATTGAAGAACAAATTATCCCACTTTGCAG AGAACTCGGCATTGGGATAGTAGCGTATAGTCCTCTTGCTCGTGGATTCTTCTGTGGTAAAGGAGTTACAGATGACTTGCCTAAAGATAGTCCTCTG ATTTGCCGAAGAGAATTTGGACAAAAACAGAATCTTTTATGCTCGTGTTGCCAACTTAGCTGCGAAACATGGATGTACCCCTCCTCAACTAGCCCTAGCATGGGTTCTCCAACAACAGGATCACGATATTATCCCGATCCCAG GGACAACAAAGATTAA